GGATTCTGTTTAAGGCCTATGTTACTTGACAGAAGATGACTCTGGTTGGAAGTGTCGGCGCTCGGTGCCCGTCTGCAATTTGGAAACGATATTGAGTTCACGCTGCTGCTTGACCGCGGCGCCTTTGGTTGTTATAGCAATAAGGAGTGGGTGGCTTGGGGAGGCCGCTTTCTCTCTCGTGGCTTTGTAGCCGAAAGTGTGCCGTGATGAGGATGTATGATGAACGATTAGTGTTTGGCATTGCACCAAATCCACACTACTCGTGTCATTGGCGCagttaatggagagagagagatgatataaATAGTGGAAAATGTCAGGTGACGGCTTTTACTCATGAATAAAACGATGATGACAGTGAACTATGCTTGTCCTCACAACACAAAATGACAACCCTGAGGGAGTATTTAAAAATTCCCCTGGCATTAGCTTTTGCCCTATGGCCTTCCTACGTATGCATATAATAGAATGGAAAACACATCCAACATGACAATGGCCTCAGCCAATCCAAAAGGCTTGTCACAGTTCCCTGCATGCATGTGAAGCATAGACTGGCCTGCCCGGCTCCTGTTTTAGAATAGATCACGTTCAACAGTTAATCTCCTATCATAATTATTATGAGgaatcttttttcttcttctcccacaAACAAAAAGGGACAGAACTACTCCCTCAGTTAAATGTAAGGCTGTCTATTTAGAAACAATTAGATTGATTTAGTGTCAGAAAATCTAAAAAGGAAGTGAAATCGAGTCTTATGTTCTATAGAAAGGGTGTAATGGGATGATGAagcctctcctgtctgtctcccttgGAAAGACGGAATTCATTCTGGCCCTGAATCCAATCAACCCTGCTTAACTACAGTTACACCTTAATTTCGAAACAACCCCTTGCTAACTCAGTACACCTTGAATTTCAAGAATCAACTCAGTAGTAATGTAAGCATTTCTGGAGCTTTAGGCCATGCCCAGAAACATCCTGACATCCTACCCCTATGCACTGGATTCAGGCTCAGATTGAATATCTGTCTCACAAGAAAAATACTGTTTTCTGGGCAGACCTGAAATCCAATGAGGGCCTAGCCCGGTACAACAGATACCTGTGGAGATCTCTGCCGAGGATTGTTGGTTGTAAGCAAGGAGATTAAGTAGTAATACGCAACAATTCCCACTTGTCCTCATGAGTAAAAGAATGGATTTTACTGCATATTGTTTACAACCAAATCCTCTCAAGAAGGCTTAGTGGATAGATGCTGATTGAAATTCATCAGTACAACTGAGTCACCCTCAGAGCCAAGGATGCTACTATATTAAATTGACAATAAGAAAACAGAGGAATTTTAACAAGACTGGGTCTACATCTGCCCTTTAGAATTACCAGAATAAATATGCCCACATTCTACCCACATATGCACAACTGtttgagaatagtatctagtgcTATTTTGTAATAACATGGAAGGTAGATACTAAGGAAACGTACATGAAAAAATATGTGTGTTAATGCAGGTTGTGAACGCGCCTTAAAGTCCAATAATAGCCGTTTTATCTCAATCATCAAATAATTCTGGGTACCAATGAAGTAACCTTTctatgattgttttcaatgaaaagtttttttttttttaaataacacaaaaattgcttcttagtttatgagcaatttctcaagcagaactttgctagtgtaacagtataacttgtacgtccgtccctcgccccgaccgtGCGCGTAACCAGGGCCCTCTgcgcacatcaacaacagtcacccacgaagcatcgttacccatcgctccaaaaaagccgcagcccttgcgaGCAAGGggaaaccactacttcaaggtctcaaagcgagtgacgtcaccggattgaaacgctattagcgcgcaccccctctaactagctagccatttcactcgTTACACTAGGACTGCCTGGGAGTGTCTGAGTGGTGGCATTAGTTTTTGATAACACTAGATAGAACTCAGAACTCTAAATCCAGCTAATGGTCAGCTTTTTACATCAAAACTTTTTTAAATCGTACCTGTGAGTAGCAAACTCCGCCACAAATGCAATCCCCTTCTGAAATAAACAGAAATGGCTACTGAGATGGGATAATAGACTAAGTTTGTAGAGCCAATAGCAACACTAACTTTCCTAAAGGAAATATTAAATAGCCTGGGTGCTGAAGGCGCAGTAGTTGTTCGCTTAGTGTTTTTTCAACAATTAACCAAAATGAAAATCCTTGGATTTCtacaacacaaacaaaaatacACATAAATAATATTTTGGAGTTTATTTCACACTTTAAACAGTATTTTGACATTTTATTATAACAAAACCTGATGTTGAGGCTGACATTGAAAACAGTAGAAAAACTACACGCTCATGGCGACAACACTGAATGATGCCTTATAGCCCTTTTGGATTGCCACACTGAGACAATTTTCCCTCCACCTTGAAGAAACAAGAATGATAGACTGAACAAGAGGGACAGTCATATGATCAGTATCAAGTGAATCAAAATCATATACTCTGCTGTGTGGCCCTATATGATCAATCAAAAAAAATCAATGTAATAAAAAATCGAAGGTGCTGTAAACCATAGTGTCTAAAACGCCATAACTCAATCTGAAACCATATTTGGTTTTGCTCTTTGTCAGTAACCTAAATAATGCACCTTACCAGATAGAGAATTGACCACACAATCTAAATTTTTaatttaacaaaacaaaacaaaattgctCTAGAAGTACGCAATTTCTGACTGTCTAATCACGTTGTTTGTCGTTCCAACTCCATTTTATAATGCTAAACCACCCCACGACAAACAGCAACTGAATACGCAGCCCTTTAGCACTTTGTGTTTGACAACATTTGAATGGAGAGGAATGAGAAGAGGTAGCCTAGCTTCCAGACTGAATCACGACAGTNNNNNNNNNNNNNNNNNNNNNNNNNAATATatttaggttttcagtaggttcaatttaggttcactagactatatcgCGTAAATTAAAATTGTGTCAATGAacttcgaacagtccggccctcgggcTTTGTAGCTTAAATTTTTATTTTGGCCCTCCGTTCCATTTGACTTGACACCCCCTATCTAGAGTTCTAGATAGTTCTGTTTTTTCATCTGTAATAATGATTTCACTGCACAGTTGCTGATGCCATCTCGCATGGACTTAAAGTTTGTTGTCATCTTGCTGCAGATGTTCACGGCCGTTCAAAAGAACAGGACCAAAGCGCACTTGTTAGCGTACATATTCCTCTTTATAGAAATTACGCcgaccaaaaacaataaacaatacaaaacaaccttGAAGCTCAAGGGGCTATGATGGCacaaaacaaagttaacttcccacaaagaaagagggaaaagggctacctaagtatgggttcccaatcagagacaacgtagaCAGGCTGTCCCTGATTTGGGAACCATTTACCGGTCCAAACATAGAAATTGTCACGTTCCTTTCAACAATCGAAACCCAGAAGGCAGGACCAGACACGGAGCGTAGGAGAAGAAGGGTGAGTATTTATTTTTACAAGTGAAAGTGAATGGGTAGATATATCCAGTGGCGAGCGGGCAGCGGTGGTAGTTTGATGGAGTAAATAGGTTGATCCAATGGGGTAGCGGAATCCTCGACGACAGGCCGGAATGGGGTTAAATGATCCGGTGGAgtaactgaagacaaaacaaaacggatGTAAGTTTAAGGCAATCAAtacgaaaaacaacaaaacaatttcTATCCAATTGAGGGGCTGATACTATGGCACACATACTTGTcgtggctaacgatccggcagggaatggatggcTCAGGTCAGAGCTTTGAAGGAGGTGATTGATCAGGACAGGGTGCAGGATTACTGATggatacaggtgcgggtgaaCATTAATCTCCCAAACAAACTAATACGCCCGGCAACAGGACAGGGTGCGGTTTCCAGGACACCGAAACCCACTCCAGGAAAGGAAACACAGGGCAAAACACcaactcaggaagcgggattcgtgactcagaaatacaaaatcatagaaaaacaaaacatagaatgccacccaaatcacaccctgaccaaacaaatagAAGACATAAAAAggtctctctaaggtcagagcgtggaCACAAGTCTCTTTAGGACTCCACCTTTCTGTTGTTCTTACAATTACAATTTACATACTTTAAATACTTTAAATCTGTATGGATTAAAGAAAATATACCTACACCATAAAGAAGGCTGTAAAAGACGGGAAAGTGTCTGTGTACGCAATCCCTGAcgcagtaaaaacatttaaaacattgcAAATAAGAAAATTAGCCTTTATGAGCATCTTTTTAGTGTGAACCATTACACTCTTAGTTCAGTCTTTGAATTCCCACAGGTTTTATGCCCAGCCAAGCTTCTGGGAGAACGCTTTTATATTTAGGACATCAACCTCTCCTGGGAAAACTGCAAAGCTGTTATTAAGGTCTTGGACGTCATCTGGTCAGATCGTCCATTCATTTGTGTGTTGAGTCCACCAGTACTTTGACTAAAGCTCTGGGTTGAAGGCGATTTTCTGTGCGTAACAATTGCTGAGACTGATTTTCTGTTTGATTTAAAAGATCATTCGCTGTTAATAGCGAAACACTGTTCCTCTACCATTACTCCAACTTCAATAAAACTTTGGCAAAATGTTGGTATAACGTTGGCTAACCGCTGGACCGCCACGTTCAATATCCACCAGCACAGCTCGTCAGGGCGATATGAAACAGcaaaacaaacagcagggattttAAACAGCTGGGATGGACCAAGGGGAGGATATGGGCCTCCTTCCAGACCCTGGGGAATGGAAACCCGGGGGGGATATGGGACTCTCCAGACCCTTGGGGATGAACCAGGGAGGATATGGGCCTCCTTCCAGACCTGGGGATGGAACAGGGGAGGATATGGGCTCCTTCCAGACCCTGGGGATGGACAGGGAGGATATGGGCCTCCTTCCAGACCTGGGGATGGAACCAGGGGAGGATGGGCCTCCTTCCAGACTGGGGATGGAACCAGGGAGGATATGGGCTCCTTCCAGGAACCCTGGGGATGGAACCAGGGAGGATATGGGCCTCCTTCTAGACCCTGGGATGGAACTCAGGGGAGGGATATGGGCCTCCTTCAGATCTGGGATGGAAACCAGGGAGGATATGGCCTCCTCCTGGACCCTGGGGATGGTTCCAGGGAGGATATGGGCCTCCTCACTGACCTGGGGATGGAACAGGGGAGGATAGGACTCCTTCCAGACCCTGGGGATGGAACAGGGGAGGATATGGCCTCTTCCAGACCTGGGATGGAACCAGGGGAGGATATGGGCCTTCTTTCCGACCTGGGGATGGTAACAGGGGAGGATATGGCTCCTTCCAGACCGGGGATGGAACAGGGGAGGGATATGGGCCTCCTTCAGACCCTGGGGATGGAACTCAGGGAGGATATGGCCTCCTTCCTGGACCCCTGGGGAATGGTCAGGGAGTATATGGCTCCTCTTCCCTGGGATGGAACCAGGGGAGGATATGGCCTTCCAGACCTGGGGATGGAACAGGGGAGGATATGGACCTCCTTCCTTGACCCTGGGGATGGAACAGGGGGAGGATATGGGCCTCTTCCAGACCCTGGGGGATGGAACCAGGGAGGATATGGCTCCTTCCTTACCCTGGGATGGAACCAGGGGAGGATATGGGCCTCCTTCCGACCTGGGGATGGATTCCAGGGGAGATATGGGCCTCTCTTCCGACCCTGGGGATGGAAACCATGGGAGGGGATATGGCCTCCTTCCAGAACCCTGGGGATGGAACCAGGGGAGGATATGGGCTCCTTCCAGGACCCTGGGATGGAACCAGGGAGGATATGGCTCCTTCCAGACCCTGGGATGGAACAGGGCCGAGATATGGGCCTTCCTTCCAGACCCTGGGGATGGAACCGGGAGGGAGATGGGCCTCCTTCCGACCCTGGGGATGGACCAGGGGGATATGGGCCTCCTTCCAGACCCTGGGATGGAACCAGGGGAGGATATGCCTCCTTCGCTGACCCTGGGATGGTTCCAGGGAGGATATGGCCTCCTCTCCTGACCCTGGGGATGGaaccaggggagagaggggccTTCCTTCCAGACCTGGGGATGGAACCAGGAGGATATGGGCCTCCTTCCAGACCCTGGGGATGGAAACCAGGGGGAATATGGGCCTCCTTCCGACCCTGGGGATGAACGCAGGCTTGAGGATATGGCCCTCGCTTCAAGACGCCTGGGGGAATGTGAACCAGGAGGATATGGGCCTCCTTCCAGACCCTGGGGATGGAACCAGAGGGAGGGATATGGGCCTCCTTCCTGACCCTCGGGGATGACGTTCAGGGAGGATATGGGCCTTCTTTACGACACCTGGGGATGGAACCAGGGGAGATATGGGCCTCCTTCCAGACCCTTGGGGATGGAACCAGGGGAGGATATGGGCCTCCTTCCTGACCCTGGGGATGAACCAGAGAGAGATATGGGCCTCTTCCAGACACCTGGGGATGGAAACCAGGAGAGGATATGGGCCTCCTTTCCCTGGACCTGCGGGAAGACATGAGAACCAGGGAGGAGGATATCGGGCCACTCCTTCCAGACCCTGGGGATGGACAGGGAGGATATGGGCCTTCTTCCAGACCCTGGGGAGGAACCAGGGAGGATATGTGCCTCCTTCCAGGACCTGGGGATGGAACCAGGGAGATATGGGCCTCCTTCCAGACCGCTGAGATAGAACCAGGGAGATAGGGCCTCCTTCCAGGACCCTGGGGATGGAACCAGGGGAGGATATGGCCTCCTTTCCGACCCTGGGATGGAACCAGGGAGGATGATGGGCCTCCTTTCCAGGACCCTGAGGGATGAACCAGGGAGGATATGGGCCTCCTCTCCTAAGACCCCTGGATGGTTCCCAGGGAGAGGGAATATGGGCCTCCTCCATGACCCCTGGCTGATGGAAACCAGGGGAGGAAGGGGCCTCCTTCCAGACCCTGGGGATGGAACCAGGAAAGAGGATATGCCTCCTTCAGCCCTGAGGATTGGAAACCCAGGGAGCAGTGTATGGCCTCCTGACTTGACCCTGGGATGGAACCAGGGAGGAATATGGGCCTCCTTTCACAGGACCCTGGGGATGGAACCAGAGACTATGGCCTACCTGGAGCAAGAAGAGGATATCGTGGCCTCCTTCCGACCCTGGGAGATGAACAGACGGGAGTATAGGGGACTCCTTCACTGACCTGGGAGATGGACAGGCGAGAGGCTATCGTCCACCTCTGCGAGGATGGAACCAGGGAAAGAGGATCAGGCCTCCTTACCTAGACCCTGAGGATGAACCAGGGAGGATATAGGCCTCCTATCCGACCTGGGATGGAACCAGGGGAGGAATGGCCTTCTCAGACCTGGGAGGGAACCAGGGGGGATAGGGTGACGGAGTTCGGAGGAATGCGCTCCTTCCTACCCGGATGAAGGGATAGGGCTTGAACCGGTGGAACAGGGGAGGATATAGGCCTCCTTCCTGACCCATGGGATAGAATCAGGGGAGGGAGATAATGGGCCTTCTTAACCAGACCCATCCGCGAGAAAATGGAACCAGGCGGACGAGGACTATGTGGCCCTCCTTCCTAGACCCTGGGGAGGAACCAGCGGTTGAAGGAATTAGCGGCTCCTTCCGACCCGTGGATGGTCCAGGGAGAGATATGGGCCTCCCGTCCAGACCCTGGGTAGAGGGGATATGTCTCCGAACCGGATGGAACGAGGGGATATGGGACTCTTCCAGACCTGGGGATGGTCCACGCGCGAGGATATTGGGCCTACCTTCCAGAACCCTGGGATGGAACCAGGGGAGGATATAGCCTCGGCCGTGACCGGAGAGTGATCCCTCTTCCAGACCCCTGGGACTGGAACAAGGGAAGAGGATATGGTCCTCAGCCTGATGACCAGTGGACGGCCCCTCCGCCGCTCGGGATGTTCCAGGGAGATATGGGCCTCCTTCCGACCCTGGGGATGAACCAGACAGATATGGCTCCTTCCAGaccctggaatggaaccaggggaTATGGAACCTCCTTCCAGACCCTGGGATGGTTCCAGAAACCACCATCAGGTAAAAAATGTGTCTGCTATCAGAGGAGTGTGCAAGCTAGTACGAAGAAAGGAGTCTGATAATCTTTGCACAGTGGATTCTTTTTTACATCAATCTTAGACTCTATTCATCTTTATCACAGAAAGTTCAGCTTTACAACATGATTGAAATTGAAAGAAATTCCGCTTAGCAGAGATTTACAATACGACAGTAAAACGCTGGGCATACAAGATACGTCGCTCAATGGAAATCACCTTTACATTCTTCTATGTCGTGATCTGTAAACGCTTCAGCTTTAACAACTCGAGTAGAGCCTTAAGAAGCATCAGCACATCACAACTACAACACTtgtttgaaatgaaaacaaagattcactatCTCCATTCAGCAACTAGAGTCTGAGAGAGGAAGCGATGGAGAGGAAGAGCGGAGAGAGCGGGAGACGGGAAGAGCAGAGAAGGCGGAGAGGTAAggcggagacggagagagagcgagacggtaGCGAggaagagcggagaggagagacgagagtaaGAGGGAACGAAcggagagggaacggagaggtAAGACGGAGAAGGTAAGAGCCGGAGAGGAAGAACGAGGGAGACGGAGGAAGAGcgaagggaagagggaagagcgagagaagagaagaagagcggAGAGGAAAGAGCTGAGAGTAAGAGCGAGAAGTAAGGcggagagaagacggagaggtaagagcgggagagggagagcggagaggaaGAGCGGAGAGTAAGAAGCGGAAGAGTAAGAGCGGAAGTAGACGGCGTAGAGGTcggagaggaggagcgagaggtaagagcggagaggagagcggagaggaagAGCGGGAGAGGGAAGAGCGGAGAGGGAAGAAGCGAGAGAAGCGAGTAAGAGCGGAGGAAGACGGAGAGGAAGAGCGGTACGAGGGAGAAAGAGCGGGACGAGAGAAGActagaagaggggaggagaccggagagaagagggagaaggcgAAAGAGCGGAGAAGGGAAGAGCAGGAGAGGTAAGAGAGGGAAGAGCTGTGAGGAACGAGCGGAGAGAGGAATAGAGCGGGAATACGAGGTAAGAGCGGGGAGggaagcgagagggagagcggaAGGGAAGACGGTAAGAGCGGAGAGAAAGCGCGGAGAGAGAAAGCCGGAGAGGGAAGAGCGGACGAGGAGAGCCGGAAGAGGTGGCAAGGTATAGCGGAGAGGTAAGAGCGGAGAGGAAGAGCGGAGAGGTAGAGCggggaggaagagcgagagaggaagaagcAGAGAGATAAGAAGCGAGAGGGAAGCGCGCGGAGAGAGGAAGCGCGGAAGAGGAAGCGCGGATAGGAAGCGCGAAGGAAGGGAAAGAGTGGAGAAGGGAAGAGCGGAGGGAAAGAGCGGAGAGGGAAGAGCGGAGAGGGAAGCGTGTTGGAGAGGGAAAAGCATGTTGACTGGCTGACCAGGCAATTCTAAACTAGAATTGAATTATTAAGGATAAAAGTATTGacacttcctggggtttattatggatccccattaattcctgccaaggcagcagctacccttcctggggtttattatggatccccattagttcctgccaaggcagtagctactctttctggggtttattatagatccctattagttcctgccaaagcagcagctactcttcctggggtacaacAACATAAGACAGTTACATACAAtactacatgacattacatttcataaaacCTTACCCAACACAttcagtgtgttccctcaggccaccacTCCACCCCATCTATGTGTACGTGTAAgtagagtgcgtgtcttatcatgtgtatgtgtgtctgtgcctgtgtgtgtctcttcacactgcccgctgtttcataaggtgaatttttatcagattttttaaaatttgattatactgcttgcatcagttacctgatgtggaatagagttccatgtagcactgtgcgcctcccatagtctgttctggacttggggattgtaaagagacctctggtgacatgtcttgtggggtatgcatgggtgtccgagctgtgtgccagtagtttaaacagacacctcagtgcattcagcttctcaacacttcttacaaaaacaagtaatgatgaagtcaatgtCTCATCCACTTTGAGCTATgatagattgacatgcatattaatgTTAACTCTCCGTGTACATCCGAGGGCCAGACGTGCTGCCCTGTCCAGAGCCAATTGTATTTTTCCGAGGTCcgtctttgtggcacctgaccacacgactgaacagtagtccaggtgcgacaaaaccagagcctgtaggacctgccttgttgatagtgttcttaaaaaggcagagcagcgctttaatatggacagacttctccccatcttagctactgttgtaccaACATGTTTTgagcatgacagtttacaatccagggttattccaagcagtttagtcacctcaacttgttcaaatgatttgtcccaaatacaattattttattttttattttatttaggactgacttattccttgtcacccattctgaaactaactacagctctttgttaagtgttgcagtgatttcactcgctgtagtagctgatgtgtatcgtgttgagtcatccacatacatagacacactggctttactcaaggccagtggcatgtcattagtaatgATTGAAAAaatgtaaggggcctagacagctgccctggggaattcctgattctacctggattatgttggagaggcttccattattaaagaacaccctctgtgttctgtcagaCAGGTAACTctctatccacaatatagcagggagtgtaaagccataacacatacatttttcaataagcagactatgatcaataatgtcaaaagctgaagtgaagtctaacaaaacagcccccacaatctttttatcatcatcagccaatcatcagtcatctgtgCTGTgattgttgaatgtccttccctataagcatgcggaaagtctgttgtcaatttgtttactgtaaaatagtattgtatctggtcaaacaccattttttccNCCCCGGGTTCCATCCCCAGGGTCTGGAAGGAGGCCCATATCCTCCCCTGGTTCCATCCCCAGCTGTTtaaatccctgctgtttgttgctgtttcTATCGGCCCTACGAGCTGTGCTGGCTGGAATTGCGTGGCGTTCCAGCGTTAGCCAACGTTGATACCGACATTTTGCCCAAAGTTATTGAAGGTTGGAGTAATGGTAATGGACAGTGTTTCGCTATTACAGGTGAATGATCTTTTAAATCAACAGAAATATGTCTTCAAGCAATTGTTACAGCAACAAGAAAATCGCTTCAAGagctttgtccaaatactggtggactCAACTAACAAATGAATGGACGATCTGACCAGAGACGTCCAAGACCTTAATAACAGCTTGCAGTTTTCCCAGGGAGAGGTGGATGTCCTAAATTAAAAGCGTTCTCCCAGAAGCTTGGCTGGTGCATAAAACCCTGTGAATTCAGACTGACTAAGAGGTGTAATGGGTTCACACTAAAAAAGATGTCTCATAAAAGGTAATTTCGTTAttcaatgttttaaatgttttactgcgTCAGGGATGGCGTACACAGACACTTTCGTCTTTACAGCCTTCTTCGTGGTGTAGGTATAATTTTCTTTAATCCATAACAGGATTTAAAGTATTTAAAGTATGTAAAGTTGTAAAGAACAACAGAAGAGGTGGATGTCCTGAAAGAgacttgtgtcacgccctgaccttagagagcctttttatgtctctatttggtttggtcagggtgtgatttggggtgggcattctatgttttgtttttctatgattttgtatttctgtcacgaatcccgcttcctgagtctgtgttTGCCTGTGTTTCTTTCCTGGAGTGtgtttccggtgtcctggaacgcaccctgtctggttgccgggcgtaTTAGCTTGTTGGGAGATCTATGttcacccgcacctgtatcccatcagtaatctgcacacctgtcctgatcatcacctcttcccttcaaaagctctgacctgacatccattccctgccggatcgttagccacgaacagtatgttgtgccatagTATCAGCCTCAAGTTggatagaatttgttttgttgttttttacgtATTGATTGCCTtaaacttacctccgtttgttttgtcttcagttacTCACCCGGATCATTTACCCCATTCCCGCCTGGTCGTCGGAGGATTCC
The nucleotide sequence above comes from Salvelinus sp. IW2-2015 unplaced genomic scaffold, ASM291031v2 Un_scaffold2366, whole genome shotgun sequence. Encoded proteins:
- the LOC139025206 gene encoding spidroin-2-like; translated protein: METRGGYGTLQTLGDEPGRIWASFQTWGWNRGGYGLLPDPGDGQGGYGPPSRPGDGTRGGWASFQTGDGTREDMGSFQEPWGWNQGGYGPPSRPWDGTQGRDMGLLQIWDGNQGGYGLLLDPGDGSREDMGLLTDLGMEQGRIGLLPDPGDGTGEDMASSRPGMEPGEDMGLLSDLGMVTGEDMAPSRPGMEQGRDMGLLQTLGMELREDMASFLDPWGMVREYMAPLPWDGTRGGYGLPDLGMEQGRIWTSFLDPGDGTGGGYGPLPDPGGWNQGGYGSFLTLGWNQGRIWASFRPGDGFQGRYGPLFRPWGWKPWEGIWPPSRTLGMEPGEDMGSFQDPGMEPGRIWLLPDPGMEQGRDMGLPSRPWGWNREGDGPPSDPGDGPGGYGPPSRPWDGTRGGYASFADPGMVPGRIWPPLLTLGMEPGERGAFLPDLGMEPGGYGPPSRPWGWKPGGIWASFRPWG